GTATGAAGCTGCCGTTGAAAAACAGCAAGCAGAAGCTGGTGCTGCACGAAAATCTGCTGTCGGGACAGGATCTCGTTCAGAAAAAATTCGCACATACAATTATCCTCAAAATCGCGTAACCGATCATAGAATTGGTCTAACTTTAAACAAGTTGGACCAAGTAATGGAAGGTAATATCGATGAATTTGTCGTTGCTTTAATGAATGAAGAACAAAGACTTAAAGTTGCAGCTCAATTAGAGGAAAATATTTAACATGATTTTATTAGATGCTTTTAGAATTTTGACTAATTTAAACATCAGCCTCCCAAAGGCTGATGTTTATCATGTTTTAGAGAAAATTACTAAAAGAGATCGTCAATGACTTATTAATAATTTTGATAAGCCGTTTAACCAAAAAGAAAATTTGGAGATGATAATTGAAGAATTACAAAGCGGTAAGCCGTTAGCTTATATTTTGAAGGAAAAATATTTTTTTGGATTTAAATTTTATGTCGATAGCAGAGTTCTCATTCCTAGACCTGAAACAGAATTGTTGGTTTCAGAAGGATTGAAATTTTTAGAAGAAAATCCGCAAGCAGTTGTTAGTGATGTCTGTTGTGGTTCTGGTAATATCGGAATTTCAATTAGCAAAATAAAAAATATTTCAATAAATTTAATTGATATTTCTCGTGAAGCTTTAGAAGTTGCTCAAATTAATAGTTTAAAAACTAAAGTTAATATTTTTCAAGGAGATTATATTTGAGCTTTAATTGAACAAAATATTAAATCAGATTTGATTTTGGTCAATCCACCTTATATCAATAAAAATGATTTAGAAGTTAAGGAGTCTGTATTTAAGTATGAGCCAAACCTTGCTTTGTATGCTGAAAATAATGGTTTAATTTTTTATAAACATCTCTTTGTAAACTACAAAAAATTAATTAATAATCTTTCTAAATTTAAAATAGTTATGGAATTTGGATGAAATCAAAAAGAAGAATTAGAACTTATGGCCCATAAATTTTTAGATTTAGAAACCACAAGTTTTAATTTTTTGAAAGATTATTCAAATAATTGAAGATGTATAATTATAGAAAATAGATAAAGAAAGGAGTAAAATGAATAAATTAAAATTTAACTTTAATTTTAAAAATAATCTTAATTGAAAAATTAAAGATGCAAATCTTGAAATTCAAAGAAAAAACTGAGCTTTATATAAGGTTTCGTTTTTTTCTGCGCTAATTTTTTTAGTAGTTTTATCTCCTTTTTATGTTTTTATTTACATAACTCAAAATAATATAAACTTAGATTTTTATCTTCAAAATATTAACATTTTAAGTGAACATTTAAATGTTCCTAATAACTTCCAAATCATCGGTTTACTTTGAATGTCGGTTGGATTTATCGTTTTAAGTTTAATCTTAATATTATTTTTAAAGCCGTTTGTAACTATGAAAAACAGAACTGAAAATATGCGTTTAATTTATGTAATGACTTTAACTGGTTCATTTACACTTTCTTTGCTTTTGGGTGCATTGAGTCAATATAATTATTCGCAATTTGAAGAATTTTTTAAATACGAAGCACTAACAACCGCTGATACTAAAGTAGAATGAATTAAATTTATTTCTAGTTATTTTACTAAAAACTGAAACGATAAAATTGATATATATAATTGACAATCTAATACAATTGTTTGATGATCTATGTTTATGCAATTAATGGTTGTTTTTGGAATTACTATTACTGTACAAAATAAAATTTTCTCTAAAAAAGATAACCAAGGAATTGAAAGATACATTACATACACTTTGCGCTCAAAAAATATTTCAGCTAATAAAACTTTAAAAAGTTTTTTAAGGATTTTTAGAGTTAGCGAAAAAACAATGTCCGGATGACTTATTATAGTTGCAATCTTTGCGATTTTGCCACAATTAATTTTTACTATTTTGTTAACAGTTCCAACAACTAACATAAACTCGGTTTTAAATTGAACTTATAAAATTAATTATTTACTTCAAGATTATTCTACTAGTCCAGCAATTAATGAAGCTTATAATAATTTAATGAATGGAACGAATAATGGGTCATTTTTTATCGTAAATTCACTACCGATAATCATGACGGGTGTAACTATTTCCTCAACTTTCTTTTTTGTTTCAGCTTTGATTAGAGGTAATAATTCTTCTGATTCTATATTTGCTGCTCAATACTTTGTATTGTTTTTGGGATTAATAACTTTAACTTCGTTCAGTGCTTACACTAAAATTGAAATAAATAAAATTGCTGAACTCTGAAATAGCGACAATACAGCATCATCTTGGTCTAACTATTTAAATGTTATCCAAGAAGGTATCAAAGATGATTGAAAAAGTATAATCACGTTATATCCTTTAAATGGAATTCAAGGTAAATTTAAATTAGAATGATTGTCAACTAACTCAACAATTGCAGAAACAATTATTGAATTATCATTTATTATCGCTACTTTTGCTATTGTGGGTTATGAATCTTTTAAAATAAAAAATAATAAATTAATCAATTAAATGAAAAGGTGATTCTCAATAATGTTAAAAAATAAAGCTATAAAATCAGCTATTGAAAAATTGAAAAAGAACAAAATTGTTATTTTACCAAGTGACACAATTTATGGGCTTTCAGCTCTTTTTAATCTTGAAAATGAAAAGCGAATTAATGTTGTTAAACAAGCCCCACTGGATAAAAAAAACATCGTTTTGTTTAGTTCGATAAAACAAGCACAACAATATGGCTTATATTTAACAGACGAAATTATAAATATCTTAAAAAGCACTAATCCAACAACAGTTATTCTTTTAGATCAAAAAGAAACTATAGCTATTAGAATTGTCAAACGTAAAGATATTGCAAAAATCATAAAAAAGGTAGGACCAATATTTTCTTCTTCAGTCAATTTACATAGTCAACATCAAATTGGTGATCAAAAAAAATTGAGTGAATTTGTTTTCGATATAGAACTTTTTTGAGATGGAGAGCTAAACTCCCAGCCTTCTAAAATTTATAACTCCTTAACAAAAGAGTGAATAAGATAATTATGAATAACTCAAAACTTGGTGACATAACAAATTTAATTAGTTATGATGAAGAAACTTATTCATATAAATTCGAAAAACCGTTAACCACTTTAGCAGAACATCAAAAAGTTTTATTAAAAAATAAAATTGGAAAAAACAATGAAATTTTACTACCGACAATTAATGAAATTTGTACAAATATTTATCCATTCATTGAAAAAAGAAGTAACGAATTAATTAACACATTAATTTCGAGAAATAAAAGAATTAAAAGATTAATTTTTAATGCCATTGAAAAACGTAAAGATATTGAATTAAATTTTGAACCATTAGATGAAAAAGATAAATTTATAATAAATTTAGCAAAATCAATTGTTCATGATTTGAACAAATTTATCTACAAATACGAAATTGGCAATCTTTATGCTAATAAAACTTTTTTGAACAATGATATCAATTCATTTTACATTGGCACTGTTGATTTAATTGCACAATCTAAAAATAATATTTACATTGCAACTTTTAAAATAAGTCGAAGTGGCTTTAATCAAAAATATTTGGCAGAACTAGCCTTGCAAAAAGAATTGGTTGAATCCAATTTAAATTATAAAATTGCTGATTCTTTTATATTTAATCCTCGTGAAGAACGTGTAATCATTAAAGCTCATAATATTTCTAAAGGAGAATTTTATAAAATGAAAGATTTTATAAAATTCTGGGCAAATAATTAATTTGCTTTTTTAAGCATCTTTAAGTTAAAATCATTATTGTAAAGAGTTTTTTAAAAGAAGGAGGTATTCATGAGTGCCTACGAATTAATTTTTGATTACAGAGATAATAAACACCATAATAATGATTTTTTAAATTTGATTAAAAAATCTGGAAAATCTTGTTTAGAAGATTGAATGACAAAGGGTCATTGAGATGAAAATTATGTACCTTTTGCATTGATTAATAATAAGGGCGAAATTGTAGCTAATATTGGTGCTATTAAATTTTCTTTATTTATTGAAGGTGTCAGATATAATGCCGTTCAATTGGGACAAGTAATTATTAAAGATAGTCATAAAGATCAAAACCTTGAAGAAGAACTTATTGCTCTAATTGTTTCTAAATATGAAAATATAGTTGATGTTATTTTTTCTTATGATCCAGAAATTTCTCCTTATCTTATTAAAAATCATGGTTTTATGGACGCTCACGAATACAAATACTTTAAAGATTGAGATCCCAATTTAGAACCATCGGGAAATATTATAAAAAAAATTGATACAGATGGTTCAAAAGAATTAGCCTATATTCAAACCGAAATTAAACATTCAACCAGAATGAGCAAAAAAATTGCAACTAGTGGTGATTCGCAAATTAAGTTATTTAATATTTTAAAATATTTTAGAAAAAACGTTTATTATATACCTTCTTTTGAAGCTATAGCAGTATTTTCTTTTACTGATGGATTATTTCAATTAGCTGGTGTATATTCTAAAAATAATATTGAAATTGATGAACTATTAAGAGTTATTGTTCCATTAGGAATTAATAAAATTGAATTTGGATTTATTCCTTATGTTAGTGATTTACAAAAACAACCATTGAAATACAATACAGGTCATATGCCTAAAATTCATAGATTAGCTATAAATGCTATTTCTGCACCAATTGATTTTGAATCGGTTTTATTTCCAATGTTGTCAAGAATAAAATAAGCTTTTTGCTTATTTTTTGCTATTTTAGGAAAAAAAGAGAAAGGGTTATTTAAAGATGAAAACAATTTTGCAAAAATTTAATTTAATTTATTTTAAAACTAATTACGTCAAAAAACGTCGTCGTGCTTATAAAACTTTTTTAGGAAGTTATATGCTTGAAACAAAGCAATTTAATTACGCTTCAGAAGTTGATAAGAAAAATATTCTTTTAAAAAATTTTAATTTTTTAATTCGTTTAAACGGTCAAAAAGAGGATGAATACATTGATCACATGAATGTCATTCGCTTATTATCGAGCGAACTTTTTTACTTATCAACGAATAATATTGATGCTGAAGTTGCGATTCAATTAGATGAAACTGTCGCAGATATTTTAAATAATTTAAATTTAATTTCTGTTTCAGAAAATTTAGAAGCTGAGATTATTAGAGATTTAAAATTTACCCCCGAAGAACGTCTTCAATATTTCGACTATAACAAAGTTTATTCGAATATTGCCACAACTTTTTCAGCTCCTTTTATTCAAAGTTCTCATTTTTATAGTTACTATGTTTATGGATATTATTTATCAATGTTTTTAAATTTACATTATTTTGCAAATAAAGAATTGGTTCTTGAAAAAAATTCTTTATTTTTAGCAAAATTAAAAATTCAAAACAAAATGATTGATGCCATCAGAACTATTACTCCAGAAGAATTTAATACATTTATTTTAAGAACAAACACTTGAATTAGTAAAATCAATTTCAAAAAACTTAATAAGGGGGTATCAAAATAATGAGAAGACAAGTTGCATCATTTGGTTCATTATTATTCATGTTTTCTTTTTATGTGATAGCTGTCTCGTTGTTAGCATATTTTTTATCAACTCAGTTTTTATGAATTTTATTAGGCGTTGAAATTTTATCAATATTTTTTGCTTTTTACGTAATGATTAATAAAAAAAGAAGAATGGAAACTCGAATTAGATGATCAATCTTTATTGTGTTTTTTCCAATTCTTGGTATTGGTTCATATGTATATTTCGGACGTATGTACCATTATGACACGGTGAAAGATTATAAGTATAAAAATTTTAGTGATTTTGGTAATAAAACCAAAGATCAAATGTTCGATCATGTTTTACCGGTAATGAATGAAGATATTCCTGAATATAAACGAGCATTTATGATGGGGTTAAACGAGCAATCTGATTTAATTTATAAAAACACTTCTGTGTCTTTTTTACCAAACGGAACTGATGCTTGAGTTTCTATTTTTAATGATATTAGTTCAGCTAAAAATTATATATTAATTAATTTGTACATAATCGAAGACGGAGAACTTTGTAGAAATTTTGTTCAAGCTTTAAAAAATAAAATCGAAGAAGGAGTTAGAGTTTACATAATTTATGATTTTGCTGGGTCATATGCAAAATTTGATTTAAAAGTTCAAAAGGAATTAAAAATGATGGGTGCACACTTAGTTCCTTTTTCTCCAATTGTTATGCCTTTTGTAGATTGAAAGGCTAACTATAGAGACCACAGAAAAGATTTTTCAATAGATGGAAGAATTGGTTATACTGGAGGAATTAATTTATCTGACGAATATATTAACATGAGCAAAAAATACGGTTATTGAAATGATAGTATGGTTAGGGTTGTCGGGGAAGCTGTTCAGGGTATAGAAAAAATATTTGCATCAGATTGAAAATTTATTAAAAAAGGTAAGGAAAAAATCACTGATTGAGAACCAGAAGTAGGGAAATTACATCCTAAAAAAAATAATAACAAAGATTTAATCCAAATTGTTTCTTCTGGTCCAAATCATGCCTCACCTTTGCATTTAGATCTTTTACTAAACTTGATAGGTTCTGCTCAAAAGCGTATATGATTATCTACACCATACTTTGTTCCACCAATAGAATTAATTAAGGCCATATCTTCTGCTGCCAAATCTGGTATTGATGTTAGGTTGGTGTTGCCTGGAATGAGTGATAAATTCATGTTGTTGGATGTATCTAAAAAATGAACAGATGAACTTTATGAATCTGGTGTTAAAGTTTATTCGATGAATAATATTTTTAATCACACTAAAGCATTTTTGTTCGACGACGAGATTTGTTTCACAGGAACAACTAATATGGATTTTAGAGCTTTATTTACAGACCAACAAACAATGTTATTGGTCAAGTCCAAAGAGTTTAATTCTCAGTTAGAAAATCGTTTTATAGATGATTTCAAAACATCTTTCTTATATAATTTCAAACCTTCAAGAGAACATAAATGATTTACAAGACTTATTGTTAATATATACAACATTATTTCACCGTTGTTATAATAATTAGGAGGTATTTATGGAAACAAGCACAATTGAAAAGGATTTAGCAAAATCTGGATGAAGCATTTTAAAAAAAGATCCGTTTATTAAAGACAATATTCTTCCACAACTTTATTTATATTTAAATGAAAAAGAGAAGGTGGAATCATTGGCATGAACTAGAAAAACTAACGAAAAAGGCGAATTAACAGCAACATATGTTTTATTAGTTTTAACAGAAAAGCGTATTTTAGCATTATCTAAAAACTCTATTGTAGATGATTCAGAAATTCGTCAAAAATGATTTGATATTGACGAAATAAAATTTTTAGAAATGGAAAACTCTAATATTAGAGTGGGTTCTATAAGAATTAATTTCATTGCTAATGGTGTTGGTTATGCTTTAGAGTCAATTGACGAAAAATCTTCAAAACATTTTGTGGATTGAACAGAAAAGGCTATTAAAAATTTTAAATTAAATCATGCTCATACAATGACTTATCCAAAATCAGATAATTTGAAAAATTTGCAAAAAATTGAACTCACTCACAAAACTAAATCTAAAAAACAAAATCGTGAACATGTATTTGCAAATTATATTTTCGATCACCCTTCGCTAATTAAATCAAATCCAGCAATGCAAATTTTATTATTCGCTTGTTCATTTGTATGACTGATTGTTGAATCTGTTGTTTCAGCAACCTTTGATAAAGATGGTTTTGTTGCTAGTGTAACAATCAGAGGAACCGGAATTTTTAGTTTAGTTTGAACAATTTTAGGATTGATTGTTTCCATATATTACATTATTAACATTTGAAAAAAAGATAAACTTGAAATTAATGTAATTTTAGCTTTAATAGTTTCAATAGGTTTTATATTTTTATTTGTTCTTTCTATTTTACAAATTACAGTTTCGTTATCATCAATTAATATGACATATATTGGAATTTTTACTTCCTTAATAATGTCCTCTACAACAGGAATTATTTTCGCTAAAGATTTTATTGAAAGAAATAATAAATAATGAAAACGGCTTGTCCGTTTTTCTTTTAATATAAAATATATCTTAAAGAGGTCTTTGTGATTATGTTTAACTTACAAAAATATTTTATAAAAATAATTGATGATACATTTAAACAAATAAAAATGAATGTTAACTTTGATTTGTCAGAAGAAGCAACTTCATTTTTTAAAAAAAATCATCGGATCACTAATTTTGCTCAATCTGTAGAATTTAATAATTTAGTTTTAAAACCACTAAAAATTTTACTAAACAACAATCAGCTTATTTATTCAAATGAATTTAAACTTGCTAGCAAAAAATGAGTTAGCGATTATGAATGTTGCATTATAGTTTTAAACAAATTTCATGAGCATTTTGTCAATCTAATTGTTAATAAAGAAGACAATACCTTTATCAAATTAAAAAGTATTAATGAATTTTTGTTTAACAATTTTGTTGTTAAAATGTATGGTGAATATCATCTTGATTTTTTAAAAATGGATTTAGAAGTTATAACATCTAAAATTGTTCAAGTTTTTGATGAAAATAATTTAGAGATTTTAAATTTAAACCAATTACTATCTTTAGAATCTGATTTGTTACAGAAAATAATTTTAAGTTTAAAAAATGCTCAAATTAGCGATGACAATATTAAAAATGAATTTCTTTCGAAACTTTATCATTTTAAAAATTTATGCGCAATTTTATTATCATTGACATATAAAATACTAATAGAATTTAATTACCCAGAAATTAATAAAAACATCGCTTACATATATATCAAATAAGGAAAGGAGATATTTTTATGTTAAATGAAAATCAAAAAACTAAATTTGAAAAAATAATAATCAAATATGTTGATAAAAAAGATATTCATCCACGAACTCAAATTAAAGATATAAACATTTACAAAAATAAAATAATGGAAACATTATATGCTAATAAAGTTTTTACCTTATCTATTAATAAAGTTTTAAAATTATTACCTAAAAAATTATATGGAGATTTAAATTTGTTATGTGAAGCATTTTTTGACTTAAATGAAGAAGAATGATTAGAACTAACAATTAAATTTTTTGATAAATTCATTACCAATTCCGGAAGAGAATGGATTCCCCTTAATACTGTTGAAGAAAAAAAAGATGAAGCCGTTAATATAGAAGAAGAAATTTCTCATATTTATGAAGATTTAACAATTTTGAAAGAAACTAAAATTTTGAATCAAGAAAAGTATTCCAATCTTTTAGATGCTGGAGCATTCACGACTTATATTGATGAAAAAGGAAATACAAAACCAATAAAACATCTAGATGCAAAACAAGTTTCTCTAATTGATAAACTTCATCTTTTACAAAATATGATTGTTGATGAATTTGTTACTGATTTTGTTGAAAATCATTCAAAATCTACTTCAAAAGATAAAATGACTATCTTGATTGATTTAATGAATTACAATAAAACTGTTATTGAATTTAAAAGAACGCAATTTGTTAATATTGATAAATTTGCAGATGAATTGCCAAATAAAGAAATCGAAAAAAATACTATTAGAGCAATGAGAAGCGAGAAACGCCTTGTTTTAGTTAATGAAGTTTGAAACAACGATATTGAAGAACAATACCGTTGTTTTATCAAAAAACATTTAAGAAAAATCGGGTTTAGACCTGGAATCATTCTTATGAACAAAAATTACAAAACTTTATTTGAATTTTTAAGAACTAGATAATATTAAAAACATCAAAAGTTAATTAGACTTTTGGTGTTTTATTGTTCTGCTTCAAAAAAATAAATTTGTCTTCTTTTTTCTTGTATTGTTGGTATAATTTTATATGTGTGAGTTCGATACACACGGAAATGTGAAAGGAGGAAATTGCAATGCCAACAATTAACCAATTAGTTAAAACTAGACGTAAAGCCAAAACTTGAAAAACTAAAGCTCCTGCTTTAAATAGAGGGATTAACTCTTTACAAAAAAAAGTTACCAGAGTTTCATCTCCACAAAAAAGAGGAGTATGTACTCGTGTGGCTACTATGACACCTAAAAAACCCAACTCAGCATTACGTAAATATGCTCGTGTTAGATTAACAAATGGAATGGAAGTTAATGCCTACATCCCTGGTGAAGGACATAACCTACAAGAACACTCAGTTGTTTTAATCCGTGGTGGACGTGTAAAAGACTTACCTGGGGTACGTTACCACATTATTCGTGGAACACTTGATACTCAATCTGTTGATAAACGTCGTCAAAGCCGTTCTTTATATGGAACAAAAAGACCTAAATCTTAATTATTTTTAAATAAAATAATCCGTGGAATACGAACCACAATTGATCGAAATTAAACAAAATATTTAAAATGAAAGGAGCAAAACCCATGCGTAAAAATCAAGCCGAAAAAAGAGACGTTTTACCAGATCCTGTCTATAACTCAAAATTAGTTACTCGTGCTATTAACAAAATTATGTTAGATGGTAAGAGAGGAACTGCTCAAACAATTATTTATGATGCTTTTGCAATTATTAAAGAAAAAACTGGAGAAAATCCAATTGATATCTTTAACAAAGCAATCAACAACATTGAGCCGCACTTAGAATTAAAAGTTCGTCGTATTGGAGGAGCTAACTATCAAGTTCCTGTTGAAGTATCAGAAGAAAGAAAAGTTACTTTAGCATTACGTTGATTAATTAACTATTCAAGACTAAGAAATGAAAAAGTAATGACAGTTAAATTAGCAAACGAAATTATTGATGCCTCAAACAATATTGGGGGATCAGTTAAAAAACGTGAAGATACTCACAAAATGGCAGAAGCAAATAAAGCCTTCGCACACTACCGTTGATAATAATCAATGTTCACTATTTATAGAAAGGATATAGTATGGCAAGAGAATTTAGTTTAAAAGATACGCGTAACTTTGGAATTATGGCTCATATTGATGCTGGTAAAACCACAACTACAGAGCGTATCTTATTGCATACAGGAAAAATTCACAAAATTGGGGAAACTCATGAAGGTGAATCACAAATGGACTGAATGGCTCAAGAACAAGAACGTGGAATTACTATTACTTCAGCTGCAACAACTGCATTTTGAAAAGGTAATCGTTTTAATATCATTGATACTCCTGGACACGTAGACTTCACAGTTGAAGTTGAACGTTCATTAAGAGTTCTTGATGGTGCAGTAGCCGTTCTTGATGGTCAATCAGGAGTTGAACCTCAAACAGAAACTGTTTGAAGACAAGCAACAACTTATAGAGTTCCCCGCATTGTTTTTGTTAACAAAATGGATAAAACAGGAGCTGATTTTGATTACTCAGTTAAATCAATTGGTGACCGTTTAGGAGCAAAAGCAGCACCAATTCAATTACCAATCGGAGCTGAAGAAAACTTTACTGGAATTATTGATTTAGTAGAAATGAAAGCGTACCACTTTGATGGTGCTGCTGAAGAAATCGCTAAAGAAATTGAAATTCCAGAAGATTTATTAGAAAAAGCAAAACAATTAAGATCTCAATTAGTTGAAACAGCTGTAGAATACGATGAAGAATTAATGATGAAATTCTTAGATGGAGAAGAAATTACCATTCCTGAATTGAAATCAGCAATTCGCAAGGGAGTTAACAGTGCTGACTTCTTCCCTGTTTTAGCAGGATCAGCATTTAAAAATAAAGGTGTTAAATTATTGCTTGATGCAGTTATTGATTACTTACCTTCACCAATTGATGTTCCTTCAATTAAAGGAATTTTACCAAATGGAGAAGAAGCTGAAAGACATTCATCAGATGTTGAACCATTTTCAGCATTAGCTTTTAAAGTTATGACAGATCCATTTGTTGGTAAATTGACATTCTTCCGTGTTTATTCAGGAATTCTTGAAAAAGGAAGTTATGTTTTAAACTCAACAAAAGAACAAAAAGAACGTGTTGGACGTATTTTACAAATGCATGCCAATAATCGTACTGAAATTGATGTTGTTTATGCTGGAGATATTGCTGCTGCTGTTGGTTTAAAAAATACAACAACCGGAGATACTCTTTCAGATGAAAAGCACCAAATTATTTTAGAATCTATGGTTTTCCCAGAACCAGTTATTCAATTAGCATTAGAACCAAAAACTAAAGCTGATCAAGAAAAAATGGGAATTGCTTTAAATAAATTAGCAGAAGAAGATCCAACTTTTAGAACATACACAGATGAAGAAACTGGACAAACAATTATTGCCGGAATGGGTGAATTACACTTAGACATTATTGTTGACCGTATGCGTCGTGAATTTAATGTTGAAACAAATGTTGGAGCACCACAAGTTTCATACCGTGAAACAGTTAAATTGCCAGGTAAATCAGAAGGTAAATACATTAAACAATCAGGAGGGCGTGGATCATATGGTCACGTTGTTATTGAATTTGAACCAAACCCTGATAAAGGATTTGAATGAATTGATAAAATCACTGGGGGACGTGTTTCAAAAGAATACATTAATGCTGCCCGTGCTGGTTTAGAAAGCGCTTTACAAAATGGTATTGTAGCCGGATTCCCAATGATCGATGTTAAAGCAACTATCGTTGATGGGTCAATGCATGATGTCGATTCAAATGAAATGGCTTACAAAATTGCTGCTTCAATGGCACTAAAAGAAGCAGCTAAAAAAATGAACGCTGTTCTATTAGAACCAATTATGAATGTTGAAGTTACAATTCCTGATGAATACTACGGAGATGTAATGGGTAATATTTCTTCAAAACGTGGACTAATTGAAGGTTCAGAACAAAGAGGAAATGCTCAAACTGTTAAAGCAAAAGTTCCATTAACAGAAATGTTTGGTTACGCAACAGAATTAAGATCATTTACTCAAGGACGTGGAAATTACA
The sequence above is drawn from the Williamsoniiplasma somnilux genome and encodes:
- the rpsL gene encoding 30S ribosomal protein S12, with amino-acid sequence MPTINQLVKTRRKAKTWKTKAPALNRGINSLQKKVTRVSSPQKRGVCTRVATMTPKKPNSALRKYARVRLTNGMEVNAYIPGEGHNLQEHSVVLIRGGRVKDLPGVRYHIIRGTLDTQSVDKRRQSRSLYGTKRPKS
- the fusA gene encoding elongation factor G; protein product: MAREFSLKDTRNFGIMAHIDAGKTTTTERILLHTGKIHKIGETHEGESQMDWMAQEQERGITITSAATTAFWKGNRFNIIDTPGHVDFTVEVERSLRVLDGAVAVLDGQSGVEPQTETVWRQATTYRVPRIVFVNKMDKTGADFDYSVKSIGDRLGAKAAPIQLPIGAEENFTGIIDLVEMKAYHFDGAAEEIAKEIEIPEDLLEKAKQLRSQLVETAVEYDEELMMKFLDGEEITIPELKSAIRKGVNSADFFPVLAGSAFKNKGVKLLLDAVIDYLPSPIDVPSIKGILPNGEEAERHSSDVEPFSALAFKVMTDPFVGKLTFFRVYSGILEKGSYVLNSTKEQKERVGRILQMHANNRTEIDVVYAGDIAAAVGLKNTTTGDTLSDEKHQIILESMVFPEPVIQLALEPKTKADQEKMGIALNKLAEEDPTFRTYTDEETGQTIIAGMGELHLDIIVDRMRREFNVETNVGAPQVSYRETVKLPGKSEGKYIKQSGGRGSYGHVVIEFEPNPDKGFEWIDKITGGRVSKEYINAARAGLESALQNGIVAGFPMIDVKATIVDGSMHDVDSNEMAYKIAASMALKEAAKKMNAVLLEPIMNVEVTIPDEYYGDVMGNISSKRGLIEGSEQRGNAQTVKAKVPLTEMFGYATELRSFTQGRGNYTMIFSHYAEAPKSVAEAIIKKAGK
- the rpsG gene encoding 30S ribosomal protein S7 — encoded protein: MRKNQAEKRDVLPDPVYNSKLVTRAINKIMLDGKRGTAQTIIYDAFAIIKEKTGENPIDIFNKAINNIEPHLELKVRRIGGANYQVPVEVSEERKVTLALRWLINYSRLRNEKVMTVKLANEIIDASNNIGGSVKKREDTHKMAEANKAFAHYRW
- the cls gene encoding cardiolipin synthase, with product MRRQVASFGSLLFMFSFYVIAVSLLAYFLSTQFLWILLGVEILSIFFAFYVMINKKRRMETRIRWSIFIVFFPILGIGSYVYFGRMYHYDTVKDYKYKNFSDFGNKTKDQMFDHVLPVMNEDIPEYKRAFMMGLNEQSDLIYKNTSVSFLPNGTDAWVSIFNDISSAKNYILINLYIIEDGELCRNFVQALKNKIEEGVRVYIIYDFAGSYAKFDLKVQKELKMMGAHLVPFSPIVMPFVDWKANYRDHRKDFSIDGRIGYTGGINLSDEYINMSKKYGYWNDSMVRVVGEAVQGIEKIFASDWKFIKKGKEKITDWEPEVGKLHPKKNNNKDLIQIVSSGPNHASPLHLDLLLNLIGSAQKRIWLSTPYFVPPIELIKAISSAAKSGIDVRLVLPGMSDKFMLLDVSKKWTDELYESGVKVYSMNNIFNHTKAFLFDDEICFTGTTNMDFRALFTDQQTMLLVKSKEFNSQLENRFIDDFKTSFLYNFKPSREHKWFTRLIVNIYNIISPLL
- a CDS encoding L-threonylcarbamoyladenylate synthase is translated as MLKNKAIKSAIEKLKKNKIVILPSDTIYGLSALFNLENEKRINVVKQAPLDKKNIVLFSSIKQAQQYGLYLTDEIINILKSTNPTTVILLDQKETIAIRIVKRKDIAKIIKKVGPIFSSSVNLHSQHQIGDQKKLSEFVFDIELFWDGELNSQPSKIYNSLTKEWIR
- the prmC gene encoding peptide chain release factor N(5)-glutamine methyltransferase, with the protein product MILLDAFRILTNLNISLPKADVYHVLEKITKRDRQWLINNFDKPFNQKENLEMIIEELQSGKPLAYILKEKYFFGFKFYVDSRVLIPRPETELLVSEGLKFLEENPQAVVSDVCCGSGNIGISISKIKNISINLIDISREALEVAQINSLKTKVNIFQGDYIWALIEQNIKSDLILVNPPYINKNDLEVKESVFKYEPNLALYAENNGLIFYKHLFVNYKKLINNLSKFKIVMEFGWNQKEELELMAHKFLDLETTSFNFLKDYSNNWRCIIIENR